From the Helicobacter sp. MIT 05-5293 genome, one window contains:
- a CDS encoding aldo/keto reductase yields the protein MEFVTFNNGVKMPILGYGVYQIEPKDTQKCVEDAISVGYRSIDTAQAYFNEEAVGAAIKAATNGGVKREELFITTKVWINNFEESKALKSIEESLKKLQVDYLDLLLLHQPFGDTYGAWRAMSRFYKEGRIKALGVSNFYPDRLVDFYLNNEIKPALNQIECNPLHAQFEAQKVLQEYGVAMQSWAPFGEGRNNMFSNPTLEQIGKKYGKSVAQVILRWQIQRGIIAIPKTTRKERMIENISVFDFALTDADMQSIAGLDDKQSLFFNHQDPKMVKWLIEVHKDKF from the coding sequence ATGGAATTTGTAACATTCAATAATGGCGTGAAAATGCCAATCTTAGGCTATGGCGTGTATCAGATTGAGCCAAAAGACACGCAAAAGTGCGTAGAAGACGCGATTAGCGTAGGATACAGAAGCATCGACACCGCACAGGCGTATTTCAACGAAGAAGCAGTCGGCGCGGCGATAAAAGCCGCGACAAATGGTGGCGTCAAACGCGAGGAGCTATTTATCACCACCAAAGTATGGATTAATAATTTTGAAGAAAGCAAAGCCCTAAAGTCAATTGAAGAGAGCCTTAAAAAATTGCAAGTGGATTACTTGGATTTGCTGCTGTTGCACCAACCCTTTGGCGACACCTATGGCGCGTGGCGCGCGATGAGCAGATTCTATAAAGAAGGCAGAATCAAAGCACTTGGCGTGAGCAATTTCTACCCCGATAGACTTGTGGATTTTTATCTGAATAATGAGATTAAACCCGCACTCAATCAGATTGAATGCAACCCCTTGCACGCGCAGTTTGAGGCACAAAAGGTGTTGCAAGAATATGGTGTAGCGATGCAATCATGGGCGCCTTTTGGCGAGGGACGTAATAATATGTTTAGCAACCCCACGCTTGAACAGATTGGCAAAAAATATGGCAAGAGCGTTGCGCAGGTGATTTTGCGGTGGCAGATTCAAAGAGGCATTATCGCAATCCCCAAAACCACGCGCAAAGAGCGAATGATTGAAAACATTTCGGTGTTTGACTTTGCGCTAACAGACGCAGATATGCAAAGCATTGCGGGGCTTGATGATAAGCAAAGTTTGTTTTTTAACCACCAAGACCCCAAAATGGTAAAATGGCTGATTGAGGTGCATAAGGATAAGTTTTAA
- a CDS encoding type II toxin-antitoxin system YafQ family toxin, producing MYRVDFTSAFKKEYKKFAKLRKAKAIDTLIQSLANNEVLDKKYNDHALKGEYQGFRECHIEPDLLLIYKK from the coding sequence ATGTATAGGGTTGATTTCACCTCTGCCTTTAAAAAAGAATATAAGAAATTTGCTAAACTTAGAAAGGCTAAAGCAATAGATACTCTTATCCAATCTTTAGCTAATAATGAAGTTTTAGACAAAAAATATAATGATCACGCATTAAAAGGTGAATATCAAGGCTTCAGAGAATGCCATATTGAACCAGATTTGCTTTTAATTTATAAAAAATAG
- a CDS encoding TSUP family transporter — protein sequence MLELITTPSFENIALYWYLVLFFASIFGGVVGSLSGGAGMITMPLLLLSGINPLAALATNKLQACVGSFTGAAHYYAQGLVDMRTNAVCIGIAVVFASIGALSVQVVEVAILSKILPFVMIAIGAYFLLSRNISDTDRATTPHKALLYGTCAGASFYGGFLGVGIGTLVLTMLVSVGGYGLSKALASSRWIVFSINIASTLFFVLSGNVLWVLGIIMCVGQAIGARNGAKLALKHGAKIIKPFVICLCFIISTQLIIKEFF from the coding sequence ATGCTCGAGCTCATCACCACACCAAGCTTTGAAAATATCGCACTTTATTGGTATCTCGTCTTGTTTTTTGCGTCAATCTTTGGCGGGGTTGTTGGCTCGCTCTCGGGCGGGGCGGGAATGATCACCATGCCGCTCTTGCTTTTAAGCGGCATCAACCCCCTCGCCGCGTTGGCGACAAACAAGCTCCAAGCGTGTGTTGGCTCATTTACTGGTGCGGCGCATTATTATGCACAGGGCTTGGTCGATATGCGCACAAACGCTGTATGTATCGGCATCGCGGTCGTGTTTGCAAGCATTGGTGCGCTTAGCGTGCAGGTTGTAGAAGTCGCGATTCTCTCAAAAATCTTGCCTTTTGTGATGATTGCCATTGGTGCGTATTTCTTGCTCTCGCGCAACATCAGCGACACCGACAGAGCGACAACACCGCACAAAGCCCTGCTCTATGGCACTTGCGCGGGTGCGAGTTTTTATGGTGGGTTTTTGGGTGTGGGAATCGGCACGCTCGTTCTCACGATGCTTGTGAGCGTTGGGGGCTATGGGCTTAGCAAAGCGTTAGCGTCTTCGCGTTGGATAGTTTTTAGTATCAATATTGCCTCGACATTGTTTTTTGTGCTTAGTGGGAATGTTTTGTGGGTTTTGGGAATTATAATGTGCGTTGGGCAGGCGATTGGAGCGAGGAATGGGGCAAAGCTTGCACTCAAACATGGCGCAAAGATTATTAAACCCTTTGTGATTTGTCTGTGTTTTATTATCTCTACTCAATTAATCATCAAAGAATTTTTCTAG
- a CDS encoding AAA family ATPase produces MQELRVLFLEFQERWNLERVKNMTLEEYTGIGGETRDDFTYWIEYKLDLLNKYDRNPTKFGIWKNNNEEKQTNRASYNGDYGWFNSLKEKTPQQAFEKMKSYIVRLIRLSQGNHLDEIDEIVNIEKLIGDVCAWKIAFCYQNINDMRILCIFSKNILQNIAKGESLGENLSTAQIYKKLLGDKTYTLEMMIDEKFTPLWKKYNNQKQKMQESNNSSQNNLQDSKKNQIPLNQILYGPPGTGKTYQTIDRALEILLEYGEIESIPESRKEKKKKFDEYKANGQIEFITFHQSFSYEEFVEGIKPKIDESSQKMTYKVRNGIFKKICEKAENNLETSQKANTNHEPILIDYNKTLWKAYTTPGGKDYFKECYENGYLWLYEQWGGKEIQSKVSEDDYLIIPIAKHGKSKRIRAFGIFGDFLKQENGKLYRKVKWLWRDTSPEQDGVLIPETNFARKTFRQVNKGRYEVLNCVQSMITPEEYKPLNPYILIIDEINRGNISKIFGELITLIEPSKRIGENEALEVTLPYSQESFGVPNNLYIIGTMNTADRSIALLDTALRRRFEFVEMMPDCEALKNIWLVNKKGEEDSSIEEWNSEESQVLYQILKFINHRIEFLLDREHTIGHAFFFEKAKFYENERCFWYELSLKDLQAVFAKKIIPLLQEYFYEDYAKIDAVLNGNGMIKVDKEITFSKLFNSKFNDCDNEKSVYQITDSSEWGIKNFQKIYDDSIKIDDEN; encoded by the coding sequence ATGCAAGAATTGAGGGTATTATTCCTAGAGTTTCAAGAGCGTTGGAATTTGGAGAGAGTCAAAAATATGACTTTGGAGGAATACACAGGAATCGGTGGAGAAACAAGAGATGATTTTACTTATTGGATTGAATACAAATTAGATTTACTAAATAAATATGATAGAAATCCTACTAAATTTGGAATTTGGAAAAACAATAATGAAGAAAAGCAGACAAATAGAGCTTCGTATAATGGGGATTATGGTTGGTTCAACTCCTTGAAAGAAAAAACTCCACAACAAGCTTTTGAAAAAATGAAATCTTATATTGTAAGACTAATCAGACTTAGTCAGGGCAATCATCTTGATGAAATTGACGAAATAGTCAATATAGAGAAACTGATAGGAGATGTGTGTGCATGGAAAATTGCTTTTTGTTATCAAAACATTAACGATATGAGAATCCTATGTATTTTTAGTAAAAATATACTGCAAAACATTGCTAAAGGTGAAAGTCTTGGTGAAAATCTTAGCACAGCACAAATTTATAAAAAACTTTTAGGTGATAAAACCTATACACTTGAAATGATGATAGATGAAAAATTTACTCCCCTTTGGAAAAAATATAATAATCAGAAGCAAAAAATGCAAGAGTCAAATAATAGCAGTCAAAACAACCTACAAGATTCTAAGAAAAATCAAATCCCGCTTAATCAAATCCTCTATGGACCTCCGGGGACAGGAAAGACATATCAAACGATAGATAGGGCGTTGGAGATTCTGCTCGAATATGGAGAAATAGAATCTATTCCTGAAAGTCGTAAGGAGAAAAAGAAAAAATTTGATGAATATAAAGCTAATGGGCAGATTGAATTTATCACCTTTCACCAAAGCTTTTCGTATGAGGAGTTTGTCGAGGGGATAAAGCCTAAAATAGATGAAAGCTCACAAAAGATGACTTATAAAGTGCGAAATGGAATCTTTAAAAAGATTTGTGAGAAAGCAGAAAATAATCTTGAAACATCACAAAAGGCAAATACAAATCATGAACCTATTTTGATAGACTATAATAAAACATTATGGAAAGCCTACACTACTCCTGGAGGGAAAGATTATTTTAAGGAATGTTATGAAAATGGGTATCTTTGGCTTTATGAACAATGGGGAGGAAAAGAGATTCAGTCTAAAGTTTCAGAGGACGATTATCTCATTATCCCCATAGCAAAACATGGGAAATCGAAAAGAATTAGGGCTTTTGGTATATTTGGAGATTTCCTTAAGCAAGAGAATGGCAAATTATATCGTAAAGTCAAATGGCTTTGGAGAGACACAAGCCCCGAGCAAGATGGTGTATTGATTCCAGAAACAAACTTTGCGCGCAAGACTTTTCGGCAAGTTAATAAAGGTAGATATGAGGTTTTAAATTGTGTGCAGTCAATGATAACACCAGAAGAATATAAACCATTAAACCCCTATATCCTCATCATTGATGAAATCAATCGGGGAAATATTTCTAAGATTTTTGGTGAGTTAATAACACTCATTGAGCCAAGCAAAAGAATCGGCGAAAACGAGGCATTAGAAGTTACTTTGCCATATAGTCAAGAAAGCTTTGGTGTGCCAAACAACCTCTATATCATCGGCACAATGAATACTGCTGATAGAAGTATCGCTCTATTAGATACCGCATTGCGTAGGAGGTTTGAGTTTGTTGAAATGATGCCAGATTGTGAAGCATTAAAAAATATTTGGCTAGTGAATAAAAAAGGTGAAGAGGATTCTAGTATAGAAGAATGGAATAGCGAAGAATCACAAGTGCTTTACCAAATCTTAAAGTTTATCAATCATCGCATTGAATTTTTGCTTGATAGAGAACACACCATAGGACACGCATTTTTCTTTGAAAAAGCAAAATTCTATGAAAACGAGAGATGCTTTTGGTATGAACTTTCTTTAAAAGATTTACAAGCGGTATTTGCCAAAAAAATCATTCCGCTTTTGCAAGAATATTTCTATGAGGATTATGCCAAGATTGATGCGGTGCTTAATGGGAATGGAATGATTAAAGTAGATAAGGAAATAACTTTTAGTAAGCTATTTAATTCCAAGTTTAACGATTGTGATAATGAAAAAAGTGTTTATCAAATCACAGATTCTAGCGAATGGGGTATAAAAAATTTTCAAAAGATTTATGATGATAGTATCAAGATAGATGATGAAAACTAA
- a CDS encoding McrC family protein, which yields MKTNNTLCIAEWQSFGANEIEQVCGDKKKAQKIFDELVEFAHQEGNHCFLKFKNSKTLVAQNYVGLIQAKSGFCLEILPKTFRTAQESQGFNEAKNTQEAINTAKNILIEMLKSLKDSPFEESHVAHLKAQKLPLLEIFILIFLNDLENLIKNGLKSDYMVQEENRKFLKGKLLFNENLKYNFAHKERFFTSSDEFSQNIAPNRIIRSTLEFLSKQNLSSKTTRKLAQARFIFADIPPSANIDKDLSQCQNMRSFKHYRLLLQWCEIFLRRKSFSVYNGDSQAFALLVDMNVLFESFVASEMKKWCSDENFRAKNSQYQEVKNIFIKTQEKSKFLAEKEDKNIFQLKPDIVGYEKDSEEVLFIADTKWKILSTQDRNYGISQSDMYQMFAYLAKYQCNQGFLIYPKIGFVENREFIFKPESAKGVKLKICFFDIEV from the coding sequence ATGAAAACTAACAATACCCTTTGTATCGCCGAGTGGCAGAGTTTTGGTGCCAATGAGATAGAGCAAGTTTGCGGTGATAAAAAGAAAGCCCAAAAAATCTTTGATGAGCTTGTAGAGTTTGCTCATCAAGAGGGCAATCATTGCTTTTTGAAGTTTAAAAACTCTAAAACCCTTGTTGCTCAAAACTATGTCGGGCTGATTCAAGCCAAAAGTGGTTTTTGCCTTGAGATTTTGCCAAAAACCTTTAGAACAGCACAAGAAAGTCAAGGCTTTAATGAGGCTAAAAACACGCAAGAGGCAATCAATACAGCCAAAAATATTCTCATAGAAATGCTAAAATCTCTAAAAGATTCTCCCTTTGAAGAAAGCCATGTTGCTCATCTTAAAGCCCAAAAGCTCCCTTTGCTTGAAATCTTTATTCTAATATTTCTCAATGATCTTGAAAATCTGATTAAAAATGGGCTAAAAAGTGATTATATGGTGCAAGAAGAGAATCGCAAGTTTCTCAAAGGTAAGTTGTTGTTTAATGAAAACCTCAAATACAATTTTGCGCACAAAGAGAGATTTTTTACTTCAAGCGATGAGTTTAGCCAAAATATCGCGCCCAATCGTATCATTAGAAGCACTTTAGAATTTTTAAGCAAGCAAAATCTAAGCAGCAAGACAACTCGCAAACTTGCCCAAGCTCGCTTTATTTTTGCCGACATTCCACCGAGTGCCAATATCGATAAAGATTTGAGCCAATGCCAAAATATGAGAAGTTTTAAGCATTATAGACTTTTGCTGCAGTGGTGTGAAATCTTTTTGAGGCGCAAAAGTTTTAGTGTGTATAATGGAGACTCTCAAGCCTTTGCTTTGCTCGTTGATATGAATGTGCTATTTGAAAGCTTTGTGGCAAGTGAGATGAAAAAATGGTGTAGTGATGAAAATTTTAGAGCAAAAAATTCACAATATCAGGAAGTAAAAAATATCTTTATCAAAACGCAAGAAAAATCTAAATTTTTAGCCGAAAAAGAGGATAAAAATATTTTCCAACTAAAGCCTGATATTGTAGGCTATGAAAAAGATTCAGAAGAGGTTCTTTTTATCGCTGATACCAAATGGAAAATTTTAAGCACACAAGATAGAAACTATGGAATCTCACAGAGTGATATGTATCAAATGTTTGCCTATCTTGCAAAATACCAATGCAATCAAGGATTTTTGATTTATCCAAAAATAGGGTTTGTAGAAAATAGGGAGTTTATCTTTAAGCCCGAGAGTGCAAAAGGTGTAAAGCTTAAGATTTGTTTCTTTGATATTGAAGTATAA
- a CDS encoding HAD family hydrolase — protein sequence MLNVIFDMDGTLLDSEDSICAAIAEIRHDRHLPPLSKSTIQHAIHTPGVDCAKIFYEIENFPHRSYKVGFEAYFKKHYEQAVLFKGVCEMLASCKAKNYFLALASNAPHDGLQPILVRHNIAEYFDSIIGTNPSIESKPSPMMIYKILESAPFKQTVFVGNCAKDEGAARNAKIPYLQAKWGSDEKKENEFCNAEELLAKLKAYEPRC from the coding sequence ATGCTAAATGTTATTTTTGATATGGACGGGACACTGCTAGATAGCGAGGATTCTATTTGTGCAGCCATTGCAGAGATTCGCCATGATAGACATCTCCCTCCACTTTCCAAATCTACTATCCAGCACGCGATTCACACGCCCGGTGTGGATTGTGCAAAAATCTTTTATGAAATAGAGAATTTCCCGCACAGAAGTTATAAAGTCGGCTTTGAAGCATATTTTAAAAAGCATTATGAGCAAGCAGTATTGTTTAAAGGGGTGTGCGAAATGCTTGCCTCTTGCAAGGCAAAAAACTACTTCTTAGCCCTCGCTTCTAATGCCCCACACGATGGGCTTCAACCTATTTTAGTAAGACACAATATCGCGGAATATTTTGATAGTATCATCGGCACGAACCCAAGCATAGAATCCAAACCCAGCCCGATGATGATTTATAAGATTTTAGAATCTGCACCTTTTAAGCAAACTGTGTTTGTGGGGAATTGTGCCAAAGATGAGGGAGCAGCGCGTAATGCTAAAATTCCTTATCTCCAAGCAAAATGGGGCAGTGATGAGAAAAAAGAGAATGAGTTTTGCAATGCAGAGGAGCTTTTAGCCAAACTTAAAGCCTATGAACCTAGATGCTAA
- a CDS encoding DUF262 domain-containing protein, whose amino-acid sequence MAAEMYINKQSVRNFLSSGKNFLIPEYQRPYSWKEEQCETLWNDIVEFFQETQDTKNNNLSDEYFLGSIVGFINDNNRNVFEVIDGQQRITTLSLLFRAFYKVTGDLQYQKEQTKGYTKVFGKCLWFYDDGTEELIYSESYLQSKVILDSDLEDLKIILSKECDLGDNNKSLYAKNFRFFCEKLEIFLGKLDERKEFYETMLNKIVILPIECKNEENAMRIFTTLNDRGLPLADSDIIKGKIYAQKEKNEKQKKEFATAWKSLEAKLIDKETKEQLFDMNFLFIQYTHITRARKKDSSKEIGLRKFYTEKYREVLRQENLLKELDEIASFWLGDFNDKISQQAMQMFEVLECYPNEYWKYLVSAYYFYCKDAQKDFFDDKTLLPFLKKSITMLLVGFIDKPTVNAIKEFVFRGYTSIYENGELNFKANSKQILENEDLFKQQFFKSSTLIKALLTLNLYLKYPKQEVEISGEIEHIFPKTTNWRKSYTGWDKEEAKPFIESIGNKMWLEKIPNIKASNGYFDDKKEEYKKSRFLEAQDLAKSSKNDWLKEDIEARNEEIYQRLKEFFEKNL is encoded by the coding sequence ATGGCAGCTGAAATGTATATTAATAAACAGAGTGTGCGCAATTTTTTATCAAGTGGAAAAAATTTTTTGATACCAGAATATCAAAGACCCTATAGTTGGAAAGAAGAACAATGTGAAACATTGTGGAATGATATTGTAGAGTTTTTCCAAGAAACTCAAGATACTAAAAACAACAATTTAAGTGATGAGTATTTTTTAGGAAGCATTGTTGGATTCATTAATGACAACAATAGGAATGTTTTTGAAGTTATTGATGGGCAACAGCGAATCACGACTTTAAGCTTATTATTCCGAGCTTTTTACAAAGTAACAGGTGATCTTCAATATCAAAAAGAACAGACTAAGGGCTATACAAAAGTTTTCGGCAAGTGCCTTTGGTTTTATGATGATGGAACAGAAGAGCTTATTTATTCTGAATCTTATTTGCAAAGCAAAGTTATCTTAGATTCCGATTTGGAGGATTTGAAGATAATCTTAAGCAAGGAGTGTGATTTAGGAGATAACAACAAATCATTATATGCTAAAAATTTTAGATTCTTTTGTGAAAAATTAGAAATTTTTTTAGGGAAACTTGATGAGCGAAAGGAGTTTTATGAAACAATGCTCAATAAAATTGTAATTTTACCCATAGAATGCAAAAATGAAGAAAATGCTATGCGTATTTTTACAACGCTTAATGATAGAGGATTGCCACTCGCTGATTCTGATATTATAAAAGGTAAAATTTATGCCCAAAAAGAAAAGAATGAAAAACAAAAGAAGGAATTCGCTACTGCTTGGAAATCCTTAGAAGCAAAGCTTATTGATAAAGAAACAAAAGAGCAGCTTTTTGATATGAATTTTTTATTTATACAATATACACATATTACACGGGCAAGAAAGAAAGATTCTAGTAAAGAGATTGGTTTAAGAAAATTCTATACAGAAAAATATAGGGAAGTTTTAAGGCAAGAAAACTTATTAAAAGAGCTTGACGAGATTGCTTCTTTTTGGCTTGGAGATTTTAATGATAAAATAAGCCAACAAGCAATGCAAATGTTTGAGGTTTTAGAATGCTATCCCAATGAATATTGGAAATATTTAGTGAGTGCATATTACTTCTATTGCAAAGATGCCCAAAAAGATTTTTTTGACGATAAAACTCTTTTGCCATTTTTGAAAAAATCAATAACCATGTTATTGGTTGGCTTTATTGATAAACCAACCGTAAATGCCATTAAAGAGTTTGTTTTTAGGGGATACACAAGCATATACGAAAATGGAGAATTAAATTTTAAGGCAAACTCAAAACAAATTCTAGAAAATGAAGATTTGTTTAAGCAACAATTTTTTAAATCTTCCACGCTCATAAAAGCACTCTTAACACTCAATCTTTACTTGAAATATCCAAAGCAAGAAGTAGAGATCTCTGGAGAAATTGAACATATTTTTCCAAAAACCACGAATTGGAGAAAGAGTTATACAGGTTGGGATAAAGAGGAAGCTAAACCATTTATAGAGTCTATTGGAAATAAAATGTGGCTTGAAAAAATACCCAATATTAAAGCAAGTAATGGATATTTTGATGATAAAAAAGAAGAATATAAAAAATCAAGATTCTTAGAAGCGCAAGATTTAGCAAAATCGTCCAAAAATGATTGGCTTAAGGAGGATATAGAAGCAAGAAATGAAGAAATTTATCAACGACTAAAAGAATTTTTTGAAAAAAACTTATAG
- a CDS encoding class I SAM-dependent DNA methyltransferase — protein MATTQNLAKTLFKSADKLRKNIDAAEYKHIVLGLVFLKYISDSFQVIFDIVQNEGGDTEDRDEYHAHNAFFVPPKSRWDYIMSQAKQSNIGIILDKAMQEIEQENASLKGVLPKVYAKENLDSIALGGLIDLLSNQSLQGDSVHNNDILGHIFEYFLGEFALSEGKKGGQFYTPKSVVELLVACLEPYKGRVFDPCCGSGGMFVQSEAFVQSHQGKIDDISIYGQESNQTTWRLAKMNLAIRQIDSSQVEWNSEGSFLNDAHKDLKADFIIANPPFNDSDYGGELLENDGRWKFGIPPSGNANYAWIQHFIYHLAPQGRAGFVLAKGSLTSNTSSEGQIRKNLIESNLIECIINLPAKLFLNTQIPACLWFIRRGKSHTNTLFIDARNCGQLINRKNRILRQEDIETIAETYHKWQKNAGYEDIKGFCKSASIEEIAKLGFVLTPGRYVGLAEDEQDFDFESEFSRLKVELEKQIAEEQILSEKILQNLALLGGEQK, from the coding sequence ATGGCAACAACACAAAATCTAGCAAAAACCCTCTTCAAATCCGCCGACAAACTCCGCAAAAACATAGACGCAGCAGAATACAAGCATATCGTGCTTGGGCTGGTGTTTTTGAAATATATTAGTGATAGTTTTCAAGTTATCTTTGACATCGTGCAAAATGAGGGTGGAGACACAGAAGATAGAGACGAATACCATGCGCATAATGCGTTTTTTGTCCCGCCAAAATCGCGGTGGGATTATATTATGAGCCAAGCTAAACAAAGCAATATTGGCATAATTTTAGATAAAGCAATGCAAGAAATTGAACAAGAAAATGCAAGCCTCAAAGGCGTTTTGCCCAAAGTCTATGCCAAAGAAAATCTTGATTCTATCGCACTTGGTGGGTTGATTGATTTACTCTCAAACCAATCCTTGCAGGGTGATAGTGTCCATAATAACGACATTTTGGGGCATATCTTTGAATATTTTTTGGGTGAGTTTGCACTAAGTGAGGGCAAAAAAGGCGGGCAATTCTACACGCCAAAGAGTGTCGTAGAACTGCTTGTCGCGTGCTTAGAACCCTACAAAGGGCGCGTGTTTGACCCATGTTGTGGCAGCGGGGGAATGTTTGTGCAAAGTGAAGCTTTTGTGCAAAGTCATCAAGGCAAGATTGATGATATTTCAATCTATGGACAAGAGAGCAACCAAACCACTTGGCGACTTGCAAAGATGAATCTCGCCATTCGGCAGATTGATTCTTCACAGGTTGAATGGAATAGCGAGGGAAGTTTTCTTAATGACGCACATAAAGACTTAAAAGCCGATTTTATTATCGCTAATCCGCCTTTTAATGACTCTGATTATGGCGGTGAGTTGCTAGAAAATGACGGGCGTTGGAAGTTTGGAATACCACCAAGCGGAAATGCTAATTATGCGTGGATTCAGCATTTTATCTACCACCTCGCCCCACAAGGCAGAGCTGGGTTTGTGCTTGCCAAAGGCTCGCTAACAAGCAACACAAGCAGCGAAGGGCAGATTCGCAAAAATCTTATTGAATCTAATTTAATAGAATGTATTATCAATCTCCCTGCAAAGCTTTTCTTAAATACCCAAATCCCCGCGTGTTTGTGGTTTATTAGACGCGGCAAGAGCCACACAAACACACTTTTTATAGACGCACGCAATTGTGGGCAACTCATCAACCGCAAAAACAGAATCTTGCGCCAAGAAGATATAGAAACTATCGCGGAAACTTACCATAAATGGCAAAAGAATGCGGGATATGAAGACATCAAGGGATTTTGCAAAAGTGCAAGCATTGAAGAGATTGCAAAGCTTGGGTTTGTCCTCACGCCCGGACGCTATGTGGGCTTGGCTGAAGATGAGCAAGATTTTGACTTTGAAAGCGAGTTTTCGCGGCTCAAAGTCGAGCTTGAAAAGCAGATTGCAGAGGAGCAGATTTTGAGTGAGAAAATCTTGCAAAACCTAGCATTGCTGGGCGGTGAACAAAAATAA
- a CDS encoding type II toxin-antitoxin system RelB/DinJ family antitoxin: protein MTSVVQFRMDSNDKEVLEVMLKDMGLDLGTAFRIFAYKVLKTGEIPFSLSSSIDPDTIWTQEDEKAYKKALKDLERGETISHEELKKKLGL from the coding sequence ATGACTTCAGTTGTGCAGTTTAGAATGGATAGCAACGACAAAGAAGTGCTAGAAGTAATGCTTAAGGATATGGGGCTAGACCTTGGCACAGCCTTTAGAATATTTGCCTACAAGGTGCTAAAAACCGGCGAGATTCCCTTTAGCCTTAGTAGTAGCATTGACCCCGATACGATTTGGACACAAGAAGATGAAAAAGCTTACAAAAAGGCATTAAAAGACCTAGAGAGGGGCGAGACGATAAGCCACGAAGAGCTAAAAAAGAAGCTTGGATTATGA
- a CDS encoding restriction endonuclease subunit S: MGQSFSVNFFESLHKEEWREVRLGEICLKVDYGYTASAIAQNTGTKFLRITDIVPSQIDWNAVPYCNIDSKSLEKYLLKVGDIVIARTGATAGYNKYIKTKTQCIFASYLIRFRANPNIANPHFISYCLQDRGWIEFVNGALGGSAQPNINAKQMSDFTFKLPPLPIQNQIAEILSSFDDKIDLLHRQNQTLESLALTLVRHHFIENPNRNEWKIGKLGDYGKIVCGKTPSKMKKEYFNGGIPFVKIPDMHNKTFVFKTTDSLTQKGLQSQHTKTLPPLSICVSCIATVGVVSMNAFESQTNQQINSIIPAQEYYRYFLYCFMKESYNELQAMASGGTATANLNTTDFSNMPILCPDDMELQKFHSLVSVYFDKIYNNSKQIQSLEQMRDLVLSKIFNEKMEE, encoded by the coding sequence ATGGGTCAAAGCTTTAGCGTGAATTTCTTCGAATCGCTCCATAAAGAGGAATGGAGGGAAGTAAGGTTGGGGGAGATATGTTTAAAGGTTGATTACGGCTATACAGCAAGTGCTATTGCACAGAATACAGGAACTAAATTTTTACGAATTACGGATATTGTTCCTTCTCAAATTGATTGGAATGCTGTTCCATATTGTAATATAGATTCTAAAAGTTTAGAGAAATACTTGTTAAAAGTTGGTGATATTGTTATCGCAAGGACGGGTGCAACTGCTGGATACAATAAATATATAAAGACCAAAACTCAATGTATTTTTGCTTCATACTTGATAAGATTTAGAGCAAATCCCAATATAGCCAATCCTCATTTTATTAGTTATTGTCTGCAAGATAGAGGGTGGATTGAATTTGTAAATGGTGCATTAGGTGGTTCAGCACAGCCAAATATTAATGCAAAACAAATGTCTGATTTTACCTTTAAGCTCCCACCCCTTCCAATCCAAAACCAAATCGCAGAGATTCTAAGTAGCTTTGATGATAAAATTGACTTACTCCACCGCCAAAACCAAACCTTAGAATCCCTCGCCCTCACTCTCGTCCGCCATCATTTTATAGAGAATCCCAACCGCAATGAATGGAAAATAGGCAAATTGGGGGATTATGGAAAAATAGTTTGTGGTAAAACTCCCTCAAAAATGAAAAAGGAATATTTTAATGGCGGGATACCCTTTGTCAAAATTCCTGATATGCACAATAAAACTTTTGTTTTTAAGACAACCGATAGCTTAACGCAAAAGGGATTACAATCTCAACACACTAAAACATTGCCACCCTTAAGTATTTGTGTTAGCTGCATAGCTACTGTTGGTGTAGTTTCTATGAATGCTTTTGAATCTCAAACCAATCAACAGATTAATTCTATTATTCCTGCTCAAGAATATTATAGATACTTTCTGTATTGTTTCATGAAAGAATCTTATAATGAATTGCAAGCTATGGCAAGTGGTGGAACAGCAACTGCAAATCTTAATACAACAGATTTTTCAAATATGCCAATTTTATGTCCCGATGATATGGAGTTGCAAAAATTTCATTCTTTAGTGAGTGTTTATTTTGATAAAATCTACAACAACTCAAAACAAATCCAATCTTTAGAGCAAATGCGGGATTTGGTTTTATCAAAAATTTTTAATGAAAAAATGGAGGAGTGA